The Anopheles gambiae chromosome 2, idAnoGambNW_F1_1, whole genome shotgun sequence genomic sequence GTGCGCCGACACTTCACGTTGCTGGCGACGTGGCAAGTAACAAATTACGCCAGGGAAGCCATTTATCCACAAATGTAGCAACTTTGCCTTGTATATTAAGTGCATGTCTTCGGCTGACACAAAATCGTCGACGATATCGCAACCTAACAGACTCGTAAAGGGCGTAGGGTTGTTGACATGTGTTGGATATTTGTCGTCACAAAAATCCTTGTGGTTCCGAGGCGGGCATTGTTCACCATACCGGAAGTACATCCGGTGTCCTTCCAACTCACCAACGATTGTGCACTTCATGCAGGCGCTGTACGCATTATGCAATTTAACacctgaaagaaaaaaaaaatacacaaaaaatcagaaataaCTCGTTTCACCGCATATAAATGTAAAGGTTAAGTGGACAAACGCAAAACGTATTTTAGCCGCTCCAGTCGCTAACCCGTTGCAAGAGATTTCTTGTTACAACGGTTTAGTCGTAATGAAAGCGTTGACTGTATATAGTGCATTTTATCTACATACCTTTAAAAAATGCTCGTGCCGGAGCGTCTGCAATTATTGCACGCGCTTCCACCCAGTAAGAGCGGGATTTAATTGTCAGACCTATCACATACAGTCTGTTCATTTCGTCCACAAACGGCTGCAAAAACTCCTGGACGAATAACGGTTTTGATTCGCCATAGAATATAGCAACCGTCATTACAGGAGTATGTGGAACGTTATGAGCCTGCATGAGAATTGGCCAAAATTGGGTCCGACTGCTCTTGTGCAGGGGTAGGCCATCCACAAAAATGTTCAACTCGAACCCCTCCTGGGTTGGCTGACAATCGctggaatagaaaaaaaaaatgagcacaTGACCAGGAGCACTGTCagtttaatgaaatttaaaacatgcTTACCGAAAATATGAAAGCAGGCATTTTTCCACACCCTGGTACCACAGCTGCCCACCTGCGATGGGTGTAAGGGCTGTCTCCGGTGCTCCGGACACAGGCGTGTTCATCAACGTCCGTGCATCTCGTGGCAATTTGGTCTGGGGGAAGTGATGTCGCAAATGGCCCAGCAAAAGGTTCAAACTCCGATGAGTTTGTCCAGTTTGCAGGGCCCACATCCTCAAGCCATCCTCGCACGAAAGATCTCCGTACGGATGGTCTGGCATTTCCACCTCGACCTGGATATCCTCCACGTCTGTATCCTCGACGCTGCTTGCGTTGGTCGTACCTTCCTCCTCGCTTTCGCTAAGCGGAGCAGCATCGTCTGCAACATAA encodes the following:
- the LOC133391196 gene encoding uncharacterized protein LOC133391196, with the protein product MASNQDKKSGLMSHAISRLYKQRLEEVERELLLAQQPEPPTADDRARDAVPVQFEDVPMPMEVIDDAAPLSESEEEGTTNASSVEDTDVEDIQVEVEMPDHPYGDLSCEDGLRMWALQTGQTHRSLNLLLGHLRHHFPQTKLPRDARTLMNTPVSGAPETALTPIAGGQLWYQGVEKCLLSYFR